Proteins from a genomic interval of Lolium perenne isolate Kyuss_39 chromosome 1, Kyuss_2.0, whole genome shotgun sequence:
- the LOC127317114 gene encoding uncharacterized protein, which yields MASSEPPSPPPPPPPPAPTTINALTDDLLREIFFRLPDLPSLACAAFSCRAFLRAVRSSPAFRRRFRELHAAPILALFIEPYMRAFVPAVSHMSDSDTGITAAFADLLRDDGSSEWMYHPEAPYSDGYAFFINRNTEQNIFYNVHTQALYIYPRKSHVGVHTFLEFRTLPADRDGQRPSRVVCVHHDSSWAWARLAIFSSHAMEWQVIPESGTPLLKGGSYTIGTVIGGFVCWLYEDCILALNIAKFQFSLVDLPSPSDPDLNSCFNIGQTKDGELCLVGAQECTLSVWLLTPDNGGVERFVLHKAFPLHTSLKEVTGRPVEDIVDVGSQLIMAIDGFVYLAVVYNGDPQSWFVSVCLETTDVKLLFKRTSCSSCFDPCIMAWPPAMIHNEEDSETEVIGDSVGDNGRVGIEEASPILFTALRSFKEALIDDGNAKFVCYMDSFLLDDEVNSLLNKISTLDAGLAAARDRVLKIGGRSDIKKERIEREGWWRMCKGMLRRARPSCFAS from the exons ATGGCCTCCTCCGAGccaccctcgccgccgccgccgccgccgccgcccgctccgACCACCATTAACGCTCTCACCGATGACCTCCTCCGCGAGATCTTCTTCCGCCTCCCGGACCTCCCGAGCCTTGCCTGCGCGGCCTTCAGCTGCCGCGCCTTCCTCCGCGCCGTCCGCTCCTCCCCGGCCTTCCGCCGCCGCTTCCGCGAGCTCCACGCGGCGCCCATCCTCGCTCTATTTATCGAACCCTACATGCGCGCCTTCGTCCCCGCCGTCAGTCACATGTCCGACTCCGACACGGGCATCACCGCCGCCTTCGCTGATTTACTCAGAGACGACGGTTCCTCCGAGTGGATGTATCATCCCGAGGCTCCCTACTCCGACGGGTATGCCTTCTTCATCAACCGGAACACCGAGCAGAATATCTTCTACAACGTCCACACGCAGGCCCTGTATATCTACCCCAGGAAGTCCCACGTCGGCGTCCACACATTCCTCGAGTTCCGCACGCTCCCTGCCGACCGAGATGGCCAGAGGCCATCCCGTGTGGTCTGTGTTCATCACGATAGCTCATGGGCGTGGGCGCGCCTGGCCATCTTCTCGTCTCATGCCATGGAGTGGCAGGTCATCCCTGAGTCCGGGACGCCGCTGCTTAAGGGCGGCAGCTACACAATTGGTACGGTTATCGGTGGGTTCGTCTGTTGGTTATATGAGGACTGCATTCTCGCGCTCAACATTGCTAAGTTTCAGTTCTCACTAGTGGATCTGCCGTCGCCCTCAGACCCAGACTTGAACTCGTGTTTTAATATTGGTCAGACCAAGGATGGGGAGCTCTGTTTAGTGGGTGCGCAGGAATGCACGCTTTCTGTCTGGCTCTTGACACCGGACAATGGCGGGGTCGAGAGATTTGTGCTGCACAAGGCGTTTCCATTGCACACAAGTCTTAAGGAGGTCACTGGGCGTCCAGTAGAGGATATTGTTGATGTTGGATCGCAGCTTATAATGGCTATCGATGGCTTTGTGTACCTAGCTGTTGTCTACAATGGGGATCCTCAATCTTGGTTCGTGTCCGTCTGCCTGGAAACAACAGATGTGAAGCTCCTCTTTAAGAGAACAAGCTGTTCTTCCTGCTTCGATCCCTGCATCATGGCCTGGCCTCCTGCTATGATACATAACGAG GAGGATTCAGAAACTGAAGTTATTGGCGACAGTGTTGGTGATAATGGCCGTGTTGGcatagaagaagcttcccctatcCTTTTCACAGCATTGCGATCATTCAAAGAAGCTTTGATTGACGATGGCAATGCAAAATTTGTGTGCTATATGGATTCCTTCTTACTTGATGATGAGGTTAACTCTCTTCTGAACAAAATCAGTACTTTAGATGCAGGACTAGCAGCTGCGAGAGACCGTGTCTTGAAAATAGGTGGTCGCTCCGATATCAAAAAGGAAAGGATAGAACGAGAGGGTTGGTGGCGAATGTGCAAAGGGATGTTGCGGAGAGCTCGTCCTAGTTGCTTTGCCAGTTGA